From Scophthalmus maximus strain ysfricsl-2021 chromosome 14, ASM2237912v1, whole genome shotgun sequence, one genomic window encodes:
- the frmpd4 gene encoding FERM and PDZ domain-containing protein 4 isoform X2, whose translation MDPDDNELGIFTVIHHRTKSPGWPPPSGTWSASQGPPNGWDMGTNREGRDCYINHVSQSSSLEEIRLDGDKFVPPAPRKVEMRRDPVLGFGFVAGSEKPVVVRSVTPGGPSEGKLIPGDEIIMINDEPVSSAPRERVIDLVRSCKESISLTVVQPYPSPKSAFISAAKKAKLKTNPVKVRFAEEVIINGQVPETVKDNSLLFMPNVLKVYLENGQTKSFKFDSNTSIKDVILTLQEKLSIKSIEHFSLMLEHRADGSASKLMLLHEQEMLTQVTQRPGSHKMKCFFRITFVPKDPLDLLRRDAVAFEYLYVQSCNDVVLERFGSELKYDTALRLAALQMYILTVNTKQSQKVSLKYIEKEWGLPLFLPPAVLSSMKEKNIKKALTHILKTNQNLVPPGKKLTALQAKVHYLKYLSDLRLYGGRVFKSTLIQGEKHTEVTLLVGPKYGISHVINTKTNLVALLADFSHVNRIEMYTEDENRVRVDLHVLDVKPITLLMESVDAMNLACLTAGYYRLLVDSRRSIFNVAKNTDSVETSHAARVKQNYQAIECTYSTPHKGYDDRNNQRCSQDYSDQECEYLEHGRCEGQSVYITEIHQPQHSVHMVQRAEYCRVPCSQTYLNVPRPKSQDSSRSAKVSFIFGDPPMDSINPQNLGYQRLMDESPEILDNHSPMYRRLEEDYKMMDAIEDGDGYQYSTKIFGPTECIEEPLLHDICYAETTDDAEDEDDISCEEDMVMSDTDKPMLLSLSGSSDDIIDLTSLPPPPEGNDEEDNDVLLHSLNLAIAAPPPGFRDSSDEEEQQQGAGTQAQGARNDIPVSLIDSVPTHGAEGHGEPLDNAVVSTLQALEALAASEEPSPAQSESSTGVEISRAFSPESSDSGNETNSSEMTESSELASAQRHSESHLRIHVATTEGYHTTNEEKAEATAQSDGRAGAIQYGPQEPQEDEAKSSAVASSQMFHSDGGEMEPETMEIKSVSEYFTKLHMGSVMSRQRGKQRESAGRIQGDACETSDRSHTTPQESAKEEPPHLVGKYNAFTVRDSYYMNQLDLGRSHIKDRHQKVQPKAPGNKMAENLSPEYVNDSQASLAGRLSVKGEKQDSDEKSQKINTHLRSPSKGPVSAEGNATAQDNEQQQIKIPASEQDATRIYEYHVSKRMSSLQSEGVHSLQSSQCSSIDAGCSTGSSSCATPMDSPLCATDNMHVLSESSLKGLGYATAEEKGYGPPGQGRPGHPVDPTLLRKIHAATSAEPGFTITRDGSHRMPKIKETTACTQLKKAGEESSLALCNETSTTTKTMSPSSLQSSTEPSQLTPASPEPNLHALASPSSRSFCDPTAGALRRPRRVRMLRRSWSTIMPGSRSLEALLEKTKATLTGKSGGRNCPSQDATKVQRIFSAKTLPKSLSQGSVATSYSSGRGLPRGASPLLPESTAPRLDAGTWRCRGPFSHCFLRRKTNTGRVNEGRKMPSDALCSVSSISFSNEESTKKRADHKAEQTNKVTVMTDTSLEARLTCVNSMKGKTYSLHTGFALARKDALDMIGVLRSSVGRSPRGERPEVNDAEMETFSQLLVMQAKVLGSACSRMAVEYSSPEELLLTLTHSFHTLCCLTQACMSLVEGLSSERKRREVVAKVDEVVMNYVCLLRAAEAAASGSAPSDQSVNALTHHSATMSAIINALIHSLKTLLNK comes from the exons CCACGTCTCCCAGAGCAGCTCCCTGGAGGAGATTCGTCTGGACGGAGACAAGTTTGTGCCACCAGCGCCCCGGAAGGTGGAGATGAGACGGGACCCGGTGCTGGGCTTTGGCTTTGTGGCAGGCAGTGAGAAACCTGTGGTGGTACGCTCAGTCACACCAG GGGGTCCATCAGAAGGCAAGCTGATCCCAGGGGACGAGATCATCATGATTAATGACGAGCCGGTCAGCTCAGCACCCAGGGAGAGGGTTATTGACCTTGTCAG GAGCTGCAAAGAGTCCATATCGTTGACTGTTGTTCAGCCGTACCCA TCGCCCAAGTCGGCATTCATCAGCGCCGCCAAAAAGGCCAAGTTAAAGACTAATCCTGTTAAAGTTCGCTTTGCTGAAGAGGTCATCATCAACGGCCAAGTCCCA GAAACGGTGAAGGACAACTCCCTTCTTTTTATGCCAAATGTCCTGAAGGTGTACCTGGAGAATGGGCAGActaaatcatttaaatttgacaGCAACACATCCATTAAG GACGTCATCTTGACCCTTCAAGAGAAGCTATCCATTAAGAGCATTGAGCACTTCTCCCTGATGCTGGAGCACAGAGCCGATGGATCTGCCAGCAAACTCATGCTCCTGCACGAGCAAGAGATGCTAACTCAG GTGACACAGAGGCCAGGGTCGCACAAGATGAAGTGCTTTTTTCGCATCACTTTTGTCCCGAAGGATCCTCTGGACCTGCTGAGGAGGGACGCAGTCGCATTTGAGTATCTCTATGTGCAG agCTGTAATGATGTGGTACTGGAGAGATTCGGGTCAGAGCTGAAATACGACACGGCCCTCCGTCTGGCTGCCCTGCAAATGTATATTCTAACCGTCAATACCAAGCAGTCCCAGAAAGTGTCCCTGAAGTATATAGA AAAGGAGTGGGGGTTGCCGTTGTTCCTGCCTCCCGCAGTGCTCTCCAGCATGAAAGAGAAGAACATCAAAAAAGCCCTGACTCACATCCTCAAAACCAACCAGAACCTGGTGCCGCCCGGCAAAAAG ctgACTGCCTTGCAGGCAAAGGTCCATTATCTGAAGTATCTCAGTGACTTGAGGCTATACGGAGGACGAGTGTTTAAATCTACGCTAATT caagGCGAGAAGCACACAGAGGTGACATTGCTCGTGGGGCCCAAGTACGGCATCAGTCATGTGATTAACACCAAAACAAACCTGGTGGCACTTCTGGCTGATTTCAGTCATGTGAACCGCATCGAGATGTATACAGAAGATGAGAACAGGGTTAGAGTGGACCTACATGTCCTGGACGTAAAG CCCATCACTCTCTTAATGGAGTCGGTTGATGCAATGAATCTGGCTTGTTTGACTGCCGGCTACTACAGATTACTGGTGGACTCCCGACGCTCCATCTTCAACGTGGCCAAAAATACAGACAGTGTGGAAACAA GCCATGCAGCGAGAGTAAAGCAGAACTACCAGGCCATCGAGTGTACATACAGCACACCCCATAAAGGGTACGACGACAGAAATAACCAGCGGTGCAGCCAGGATTATTCTGACCAGGAGTGTGAATACCTCGAGCATGGGAGATGCGAAGGCCAATCAGTCTACATAACCGAGATACACCAGCCCCAGCACTCTGTGCACATGGTGCAGAGAGCGGAGTACTGCAGAGTCCCTTGCTCCCAAACTTACCTCAACGTCCCCAGGCCCAAATCCCAAGACTCCTCCAGGAGTGCAAAGGTCTCTTTCATATTTGGAGATCCCCCCATGGACAGTATAAACCCCCAAAACCTGGGCTACCAAAGACTGATGGACGAAAGCCCAGAGATCCTAGACAATCACAGCCCCATGTACCGGCGTCTCGAGGAGGACTATAAGATGATGGATGCCATAGAAGACGGGGATGGTTATCAGTACTCCACCAAAATCTTCGGTCCGACCGAGTGCATCGAGGAGCCACTGCTACACGACATCTGCTACGCCGAGACGACAGATGAcgcagaggatgaggacgacATCAGCTGCGAGGAGGACATGGTCATGAGCGACACCGACAAGCCGATGTTACTGTCACTCTCGGGGTCCAGTGACGACATCATCGACttgacctccctccctccaccgccAGAGGGTAATGACGAGGAGGACAATGACGTCCTGCTGCACTCCCTTAACCTGGCCATCgcggctcctcctccaggcttcAGGGACAGctctgatgaggaggagcagcagcagggcgcCGGGACTCAGGCCCAAGGGGCCCGCAATGATATCCCAGTGTCTCTCATAGATTCAGTGCCCACCCACGGAGCAGAGGGCCACGGAGAGCCCCTGGACAATGCAGTGGTGTCCACCTTGCAGGCCCTCGAGGCCCTCGCTGCATCCGAGGAGCCGAGTCCAGCGCAGTCAGAGAGTAGCACAG GTGTAGAAATATCACGAGCATTTAGTCCAGAGTCCTCCGACTCTGGCAACGAGACAAACTCCTCTGAAATGACAGAGAGCTCCGAGCTGGCCAGCGCTCAGAGACACTCAGAGAGCCACCTGAGGATCCATGTAGCCACGACGGAAGGATACCACACCACGAATGAAGAGAAGGCAGAGGCGACTGCACAGAGCGATGGCAGAGCCGGAGCTATCCAGTACGGCCCCCAGGAGCCTCAGGAGGACGAAGCGAAATCCTCGGCCGTTGCCTCCTCCCAGATGTTTCACTCAGACGGTGGTGAGATGGAGCCAGAGACAATGGAAATAAAATCAGTCAGTGAATACTTCACTAAGTTGCACATGGGCTCAGTAAtgagcagacagagaggaaaacaaagggagTCCGCAGGCAGAATCCAAGGAGATGCCTGTGAAACCTCTGACAGGTCGCACACAACTCCCCAAGAATCAGCTAAAGAGGAGCCCCCTCATCTTGTTGGGAAGTACAATGCCTTCACTGTGAGAGATTCCTACTACATGAATCAACTTGATCTAGGGCGATCTCACATTAAAGACAGGCATCAAAAAGTGCAGCCGAAGGCTCCCGGAAACAAAATGGCAGAGAATCTCTCTCCAGAATATGTGAATGACTCGCAGGCTTCCCTCGCAGGCAGGTTGAGTgtaaagggagagaaacaggACTCAGatgaaaaaagccaaaagatAAACACCCATCTTCGCTCCCCATCCAAAGGGCCCGTCTCCGCAGAGGGAAATGCCACCGCACAGGATAATGAGCAGCAGCAAATTAAGATTCCGGCATCAGAGCAAGACGCCACGCGGATATATGAATACCATGTGAGCAAGCGTATGTCATCGCTACAGAGCGAGGGCGTTCATTCCCTCCAGAGCTCGCAGTGTTCCTCTATAGATGCCGGCTgcagcacaggcagcagcagctgtgccACTCCCATGGATTCTCCCCTTTGTGCCACAGACAATATGCATGTACTGTCTGAGTCCTCGCTCAAGGGGCTGGGTTATGCAACTGCGGAGGAGAAAGGTTACGGGCCTCCAGGCCAGGGGAGGCCTGGTCATCCCGTGGACCCCACCCTGCTGCGGAAGATCCACGCAGCTACCAGTGCCGAGCCTGGATTCACAATTACACGGGATGGCAGTCACAGGATGCCCAAGATAAAAGAGACCACAG CTTGCACACAGCTGAAGAAGGCTGGAGAAGAGTCATCTTTAGCTCTCTGTAATGAGACCAGTACCACCACCAAAAccatgtcaccatcatcattacAAAGTAGCACAGAGCCCAGCCAGCTAACACCGGCCAGCCCCGAACCCAACTTGCACGCCCTGGCTTCCCCCTCAAGCAGATCTTTTTGTGACCCTACAGCAGGCGCCCTCAGGAGGCCACGCAGGGTCCGGATgctcaggaggagctggagcaccATAATGCCAGGTTCTAGGAGCTTAGAAGCACTGCTAGAGAAGACCAAAGCCACACTCACAGGGAAAAGTGGTGGTCGGAATTGTCCGTCTCAAGATGCTACAAAAGTACAGAGGATATTCTCTGCCAAAACCTTGCCCAAAAGTTTGTCCCAGGGTTCAGTCGCCACCTCTTACTCCTCTGGTAGAGGGCTGCCTAGAGGAGCTTCGCCATTGCTGCCAGAGTCAACAGCACCGAGGCTGGATGCGGGTACCTGGAGGTGCCGTGGGCCGTTCAGTCACTGCTTCCTCAGGAGAAAGACCAACACCGGTCGGGTTAATGAGGGCAGAAAGATGCCCTCAGATGCTCTGTGTTCCGTCAGCTCGATTTCTTTCAGCAACGAGGAGAGCACAAAGAAGAGAGCAGACCATAAAGCTGAGCAGACTAATAAGGTTACGGTTATGACTGACACGAGCCTTGAAGCAAGGTTAACTTGCGTAAATTCAATGAAGGGTAAAACCTACAGTCTTCACACGGGGTTCGCGCTCGCACGAAAGGATGCCTTAGACATGATCGGTGTGTTGCGTTCCAGTGTTGGCCGCTCGCCCAGAGGGGAAAGGCCCGAGGTCAACGATGCTGAAATGGAAACCTTCTCCCAGCTTCTTGTCATGCAAGCCAAAGTGTTGGGCAGCGCCTGCAGTCGGATGGCCGTGGAGTACAGCAGCCCAGAGGAGTTGCTGCTCACTCTGACGCACAGCTTCCACACACTCTGCTGCCTAACACAAGCCTGCATGTCACTGGTGGAAGGCCTGAGCTCCGAGAGGAAGCGGCGCGAGGTGGTAGCCAAGGTGGACGAGGTCGTCATGAACTACGTGTGTCTGCTGAGAGCAGCTGAGGCGGCGGCTTCAGGAAGCGCGCCAAGTGACCAAAGTGTGAATGCATTGACACATCACTCTGCCACCATGTCTGCTATTATAAATGCACTAATTCACTCGCTGAAAACACTGCTCAACAAataa
- the frmpd4 gene encoding FERM and PDZ domain-containing protein 4 isoform X1, translating into MGVMNLHQTINVSRRPPLPLRYHRHILPLREGTLEARPPSAPVVCIHPREKTMEIDSTAENGTCFSSDFDRNQEQQSHRTKSPGWPPPSGTWSASQGPPNGWDMGTNREGRDCYINHVSQSSSLEEIRLDGDKFVPPAPRKVEMRRDPVLGFGFVAGSEKPVVVRSVTPGGPSEGKLIPGDEIIMINDEPVSSAPRERVIDLVRSCKESISLTVVQPYPSPKSAFISAAKKAKLKTNPVKVRFAEEVIINGQVPETVKDNSLLFMPNVLKVYLENGQTKSFKFDSNTSIKDVILTLQEKLSIKSIEHFSLMLEHRADGSASKLMLLHEQEMLTQVTQRPGSHKMKCFFRITFVPKDPLDLLRRDAVAFEYLYVQSCNDVVLERFGSELKYDTALRLAALQMYILTVNTKQSQKVSLKYIEKEWGLPLFLPPAVLSSMKEKNIKKALTHILKTNQNLVPPGKKLTALQAKVHYLKYLSDLRLYGGRVFKSTLIQGEKHTEVTLLVGPKYGISHVINTKTNLVALLADFSHVNRIEMYTEDENRVRVDLHVLDVKPITLLMESVDAMNLACLTAGYYRLLVDSRRSIFNVAKNTDSVETSHAARVKQNYQAIECTYSTPHKGYDDRNNQRCSQDYSDQECEYLEHGRCEGQSVYITEIHQPQHSVHMVQRAEYCRVPCSQTYLNVPRPKSQDSSRSAKVSFIFGDPPMDSINPQNLGYQRLMDESPEILDNHSPMYRRLEEDYKMMDAIEDGDGYQYSTKIFGPTECIEEPLLHDICYAETTDDAEDEDDISCEEDMVMSDTDKPMLLSLSGSSDDIIDLTSLPPPPEGNDEEDNDVLLHSLNLAIAAPPPGFRDSSDEEEQQQGAGTQAQGARNDIPVSLIDSVPTHGAEGHGEPLDNAVVSTLQALEALAASEEPSPAQSESSTGVEISRAFSPESSDSGNETNSSEMTESSELASAQRHSESHLRIHVATTEGYHTTNEEKAEATAQSDGRAGAIQYGPQEPQEDEAKSSAVASSQMFHSDGGEMEPETMEIKSVSEYFTKLHMGSVMSRQRGKQRESAGRIQGDACETSDRSHTTPQESAKEEPPHLVGKYNAFTVRDSYYMNQLDLGRSHIKDRHQKVQPKAPGNKMAENLSPEYVNDSQASLAGRLSVKGEKQDSDEKSQKINTHLRSPSKGPVSAEGNATAQDNEQQQIKIPASEQDATRIYEYHVSKRMSSLQSEGVHSLQSSQCSSIDAGCSTGSSSCATPMDSPLCATDNMHVLSESSLKGLGYATAEEKGYGPPGQGRPGHPVDPTLLRKIHAATSAEPGFTITRDGSHRMPKIKETTACTQLKKAGEESSLALCNETSTTTKTMSPSSLQSSTEPSQLTPASPEPNLHALASPSSRSFCDPTAGALRRPRRVRMLRRSWSTIMPGSRSLEALLEKTKATLTGKSGGRNCPSQDATKVQRIFSAKTLPKSLSQGSVATSYSSGRGLPRGASPLLPESTAPRLDAGTWRCRGPFSHCFLRRKTNTGRVNEGRKMPSDALCSVSSISFSNEESTKKRADHKAEQTNKVTVMTDTSLEARLTCVNSMKGKTYSLHTGFALARKDALDMIGVLRSSVGRSPRGERPEVNDAEMETFSQLLVMQAKVLGSACSRMAVEYSSPEELLLTLTHSFHTLCCLTQACMSLVEGLSSERKRREVVAKVDEVVMNYVCLLRAAEAAASGSAPSDQSVNALTHHSATMSAIINALIHSLKTLLNK; encoded by the exons CCACGTCTCCCAGAGCAGCTCCCTGGAGGAGATTCGTCTGGACGGAGACAAGTTTGTGCCACCAGCGCCCCGGAAGGTGGAGATGAGACGGGACCCGGTGCTGGGCTTTGGCTTTGTGGCAGGCAGTGAGAAACCTGTGGTGGTACGCTCAGTCACACCAG GGGGTCCATCAGAAGGCAAGCTGATCCCAGGGGACGAGATCATCATGATTAATGACGAGCCGGTCAGCTCAGCACCCAGGGAGAGGGTTATTGACCTTGTCAG GAGCTGCAAAGAGTCCATATCGTTGACTGTTGTTCAGCCGTACCCA TCGCCCAAGTCGGCATTCATCAGCGCCGCCAAAAAGGCCAAGTTAAAGACTAATCCTGTTAAAGTTCGCTTTGCTGAAGAGGTCATCATCAACGGCCAAGTCCCA GAAACGGTGAAGGACAACTCCCTTCTTTTTATGCCAAATGTCCTGAAGGTGTACCTGGAGAATGGGCAGActaaatcatttaaatttgacaGCAACACATCCATTAAG GACGTCATCTTGACCCTTCAAGAGAAGCTATCCATTAAGAGCATTGAGCACTTCTCCCTGATGCTGGAGCACAGAGCCGATGGATCTGCCAGCAAACTCATGCTCCTGCACGAGCAAGAGATGCTAACTCAG GTGACACAGAGGCCAGGGTCGCACAAGATGAAGTGCTTTTTTCGCATCACTTTTGTCCCGAAGGATCCTCTGGACCTGCTGAGGAGGGACGCAGTCGCATTTGAGTATCTCTATGTGCAG agCTGTAATGATGTGGTACTGGAGAGATTCGGGTCAGAGCTGAAATACGACACGGCCCTCCGTCTGGCTGCCCTGCAAATGTATATTCTAACCGTCAATACCAAGCAGTCCCAGAAAGTGTCCCTGAAGTATATAGA AAAGGAGTGGGGGTTGCCGTTGTTCCTGCCTCCCGCAGTGCTCTCCAGCATGAAAGAGAAGAACATCAAAAAAGCCCTGACTCACATCCTCAAAACCAACCAGAACCTGGTGCCGCCCGGCAAAAAG ctgACTGCCTTGCAGGCAAAGGTCCATTATCTGAAGTATCTCAGTGACTTGAGGCTATACGGAGGACGAGTGTTTAAATCTACGCTAATT caagGCGAGAAGCACACAGAGGTGACATTGCTCGTGGGGCCCAAGTACGGCATCAGTCATGTGATTAACACCAAAACAAACCTGGTGGCACTTCTGGCTGATTTCAGTCATGTGAACCGCATCGAGATGTATACAGAAGATGAGAACAGGGTTAGAGTGGACCTACATGTCCTGGACGTAAAG CCCATCACTCTCTTAATGGAGTCGGTTGATGCAATGAATCTGGCTTGTTTGACTGCCGGCTACTACAGATTACTGGTGGACTCCCGACGCTCCATCTTCAACGTGGCCAAAAATACAGACAGTGTGGAAACAA GCCATGCAGCGAGAGTAAAGCAGAACTACCAGGCCATCGAGTGTACATACAGCACACCCCATAAAGGGTACGACGACAGAAATAACCAGCGGTGCAGCCAGGATTATTCTGACCAGGAGTGTGAATACCTCGAGCATGGGAGATGCGAAGGCCAATCAGTCTACATAACCGAGATACACCAGCCCCAGCACTCTGTGCACATGGTGCAGAGAGCGGAGTACTGCAGAGTCCCTTGCTCCCAAACTTACCTCAACGTCCCCAGGCCCAAATCCCAAGACTCCTCCAGGAGTGCAAAGGTCTCTTTCATATTTGGAGATCCCCCCATGGACAGTATAAACCCCCAAAACCTGGGCTACCAAAGACTGATGGACGAAAGCCCAGAGATCCTAGACAATCACAGCCCCATGTACCGGCGTCTCGAGGAGGACTATAAGATGATGGATGCCATAGAAGACGGGGATGGTTATCAGTACTCCACCAAAATCTTCGGTCCGACCGAGTGCATCGAGGAGCCACTGCTACACGACATCTGCTACGCCGAGACGACAGATGAcgcagaggatgaggacgacATCAGCTGCGAGGAGGACATGGTCATGAGCGACACCGACAAGCCGATGTTACTGTCACTCTCGGGGTCCAGTGACGACATCATCGACttgacctccctccctccaccgccAGAGGGTAATGACGAGGAGGACAATGACGTCCTGCTGCACTCCCTTAACCTGGCCATCgcggctcctcctccaggcttcAGGGACAGctctgatgaggaggagcagcagcagggcgcCGGGACTCAGGCCCAAGGGGCCCGCAATGATATCCCAGTGTCTCTCATAGATTCAGTGCCCACCCACGGAGCAGAGGGCCACGGAGAGCCCCTGGACAATGCAGTGGTGTCCACCTTGCAGGCCCTCGAGGCCCTCGCTGCATCCGAGGAGCCGAGTCCAGCGCAGTCAGAGAGTAGCACAG GTGTAGAAATATCACGAGCATTTAGTCCAGAGTCCTCCGACTCTGGCAACGAGACAAACTCCTCTGAAATGACAGAGAGCTCCGAGCTGGCCAGCGCTCAGAGACACTCAGAGAGCCACCTGAGGATCCATGTAGCCACGACGGAAGGATACCACACCACGAATGAAGAGAAGGCAGAGGCGACTGCACAGAGCGATGGCAGAGCCGGAGCTATCCAGTACGGCCCCCAGGAGCCTCAGGAGGACGAAGCGAAATCCTCGGCCGTTGCCTCCTCCCAGATGTTTCACTCAGACGGTGGTGAGATGGAGCCAGAGACAATGGAAATAAAATCAGTCAGTGAATACTTCACTAAGTTGCACATGGGCTCAGTAAtgagcagacagagaggaaaacaaagggagTCCGCAGGCAGAATCCAAGGAGATGCCTGTGAAACCTCTGACAGGTCGCACACAACTCCCCAAGAATCAGCTAAAGAGGAGCCCCCTCATCTTGTTGGGAAGTACAATGCCTTCACTGTGAGAGATTCCTACTACATGAATCAACTTGATCTAGGGCGATCTCACATTAAAGACAGGCATCAAAAAGTGCAGCCGAAGGCTCCCGGAAACAAAATGGCAGAGAATCTCTCTCCAGAATATGTGAATGACTCGCAGGCTTCCCTCGCAGGCAGGTTGAGTgtaaagggagagaaacaggACTCAGatgaaaaaagccaaaagatAAACACCCATCTTCGCTCCCCATCCAAAGGGCCCGTCTCCGCAGAGGGAAATGCCACCGCACAGGATAATGAGCAGCAGCAAATTAAGATTCCGGCATCAGAGCAAGACGCCACGCGGATATATGAATACCATGTGAGCAAGCGTATGTCATCGCTACAGAGCGAGGGCGTTCATTCCCTCCAGAGCTCGCAGTGTTCCTCTATAGATGCCGGCTgcagcacaggcagcagcagctgtgccACTCCCATGGATTCTCCCCTTTGTGCCACAGACAATATGCATGTACTGTCTGAGTCCTCGCTCAAGGGGCTGGGTTATGCAACTGCGGAGGAGAAAGGTTACGGGCCTCCAGGCCAGGGGAGGCCTGGTCATCCCGTGGACCCCACCCTGCTGCGGAAGATCCACGCAGCTACCAGTGCCGAGCCTGGATTCACAATTACACGGGATGGCAGTCACAGGATGCCCAAGATAAAAGAGACCACAG CTTGCACACAGCTGAAGAAGGCTGGAGAAGAGTCATCTTTAGCTCTCTGTAATGAGACCAGTACCACCACCAAAAccatgtcaccatcatcattacAAAGTAGCACAGAGCCCAGCCAGCTAACACCGGCCAGCCCCGAACCCAACTTGCACGCCCTGGCTTCCCCCTCAAGCAGATCTTTTTGTGACCCTACAGCAGGCGCCCTCAGGAGGCCACGCAGGGTCCGGATgctcaggaggagctggagcaccATAATGCCAGGTTCTAGGAGCTTAGAAGCACTGCTAGAGAAGACCAAAGCCACACTCACAGGGAAAAGTGGTGGTCGGAATTGTCCGTCTCAAGATGCTACAAAAGTACAGAGGATATTCTCTGCCAAAACCTTGCCCAAAAGTTTGTCCCAGGGTTCAGTCGCCACCTCTTACTCCTCTGGTAGAGGGCTGCCTAGAGGAGCTTCGCCATTGCTGCCAGAGTCAACAGCACCGAGGCTGGATGCGGGTACCTGGAGGTGCCGTGGGCCGTTCAGTCACTGCTTCCTCAGGAGAAAGACCAACACCGGTCGGGTTAATGAGGGCAGAAAGATGCCCTCAGATGCTCTGTGTTCCGTCAGCTCGATTTCTTTCAGCAACGAGGAGAGCACAAAGAAGAGAGCAGACCATAAAGCTGAGCAGACTAATAAGGTTACGGTTATGACTGACACGAGCCTTGAAGCAAGGTTAACTTGCGTAAATTCAATGAAGGGTAAAACCTACAGTCTTCACACGGGGTTCGCGCTCGCACGAAAGGATGCCTTAGACATGATCGGTGTGTTGCGTTCCAGTGTTGGCCGCTCGCCCAGAGGGGAAAGGCCCGAGGTCAACGATGCTGAAATGGAAACCTTCTCCCAGCTTCTTGTCATGCAAGCCAAAGTGTTGGGCAGCGCCTGCAGTCGGATGGCCGTGGAGTACAGCAGCCCAGAGGAGTTGCTGCTCACTCTGACGCACAGCTTCCACACACTCTGCTGCCTAACACAAGCCTGCATGTCACTGGTGGAAGGCCTGAGCTCCGAGAGGAAGCGGCGCGAGGTGGTAGCCAAGGTGGACGAGGTCGTCATGAACTACGTGTGTCTGCTGAGAGCAGCTGAGGCGGCGGCTTCAGGAAGCGCGCCAAGTGACCAAAGTGTGAATGCATTGACACATCACTCTGCCACCATGTCTGCTATTATAAATGCACTAATTCACTCGCTGAAAACACTGCTCAACAAataa